A window of Rhizobium sp. CC-YZS058 genomic DNA:
GGCAACCAGGCAAGGCCGAGCCCGGCGCAGGCGGCATCATGGATTGCCTCGATATCGTCCAGCCGCAGGCGCGCCGGCGGCCGCACGACCCGGTCCGGATCGGTCTCGGTCGGAAAGACCCAGCCTTTCGCTCCGTCGCGGCGGGCATAAACCACGCCGTCGTGCCCAACCAGATCGTCCAGTGTTTCCGGCGCCGGCCGGCGCGCGAGATAGGCGGGGGCGGCGCAGACCGTCATGCGCTGGCCACCGACGCGCCGAACCATCAGGTCCGGCGTATCCGGAAGATTGCCGTTCCGCACCGCCAGATCGAACCCTTCGTCGAGAAGGTCCACCACACGATCCGAAAAGGCGAGGTCGAGTTCGAGCAGCGGGTGCCGGTCGATCAGGCCGGTCAGGATCGGCGCGATGACGCGTCGCCCGAAGACGACGGGCAGGGAAATGCGCAACCGGCCGCGGATCTCGCGCCGGCCCGATTCAAGCAGGGTCTCACCCAGCCGAATCTCCTCGACCGCGCGCAGGCAGCGCTCGTGGAAGAGCAGCCCCTCCTCCGTCAGGCTTTGACGGCGCGTCGTGCGGTGGAAGAGTCGGACGCCGAGACGGCTCTCCAGCCGCGCGATCGACTTTGCCACCGCTGAACGGGTCAGGTTCAGCCGCTCGGCAGCTGCCGAGAAACTGCCGGCCTCCACCACATCGAGCAGCACGGGAATGTCGTTCAACCTGTTCATTGGTGCCTCAGGATCGTCAGTTTGGGGAATAATGGTCAAAACTGCTGAGGAAGGTTCTTCGATAAGCTGCGCGTGTCAATCCGTACAGGAGATTTGAACATGCAGCAGATTTTGGCACGGCAGTGGGTCCTTCACGACTTCGGCAAGGCAGAAGCGGGACTCGAGCTTCAGGCCGTTTCCGTCACCGCACCCTTGCCCCATGAGGTGCAGATCCGCACCGCCGCCGTCTCTCTCAATTATCGCGACCTGCTGATGCTGGAGAATGGTATGGGCTCGCCCTTGTCCTTCCCCTTCGTGCCGGGGTCCGACATGGCGGGCATTGTCGAGGCCGTCGGCTCCGCGGTTGTCGCCTTCCATCCGGGGGATCGCGTGATCGCCAGCTTTTCACCCGACTGGATCGACGGCGTGCCGGAGGGCAGCGCGCGTAACCCGCCGTACAAGGCGCTGGGCGGCTTCTATCCGGGTGTGCTCTCGGAGATCGTGACGCTTCCTCAGTCCTGGCTCGTCCGCGCGCCCGTGAGCCTGTCGCTTGCGGAAGCCAGCACCTTGCCCTGCGCCGGTCTCACGGCCTGGTTCGCCCTATAGGAAACGGCCCGCATCGCGCCGGGGCAGAGCGTTCTCGTTCAGGGCACCGGCGGCGTTGCCCTGTTCGGTGTTGCGATTGCGAGGGCCTATGGCGCCGAGGTCTTCGTCGTTTCTGGCGATGCGGGGAAGCGCGACCGGGCGAGGGCGCTCGGAGCCCATCATTCGCTCGCCCGTGAAGCTTGGGTCGAGGAGGTCTATGCCCTCACGCAGGATCGTGGGGTCGATCACATTCTCGAGCTCGTCGGCGGCCCGCATCTCGGCCGCTCGCTCGAGGCCGTTGCCGTGGGCGGACGCATTTCGGTGATCGGTGTTCTCGATGGTTTCACGCTCTCCGCCTCGGCAGGTCCGCTTCTCTCGAAGTCGGCCACGCTGCAGGGCATCTCGGTCGGACATCGCCGTGCGCTGGAAAACTTCGTCGCGGCAATCGACGAAAAGGGGATCAAGCCGGTGGTCGACGCGGTCTATCCGTTCGAAGAGGTCGCGCAGGCTGTCGCCCATCTGCGGCGCGGGCCTTTCGGCAAGGTGGTCGTGACGCTGTGAGGAAACGGGAGCCCGGCCGGCGGGCTCCCGTCCTGATCATTCGGCGGCTTCGCGCTTCATCGGGTTGTTCGGGTGCATCGTCCAGTTGGCGTAGGTCGGCTCCACCACCTTGCCGGTGCGCTCGTCCAATGTGCCGGGCTCCAGCGGCACCATGGTGATGCAATCCTGGACCGGACAGACATTGACGCAGAGATTGCAGCCGACGCACTCGTCCTCCATCACCTCGAAGTGGCGCTTGCCGTCCACATAGGCCGTGATGGCCTGGTGGGAGGTGTCCTCGCAGGCGATGTGGCAGCGGCCGCACTGGATGCAGAGATCCTGGTCGATCTTCGCCTTGGCGACATAGTTGAGGTTGAGATACTGCCAGTCGGTGACGTTCTTGACCGCGCGTCCGGTGATGTCGTCCAGCGTCCGATGCCCCTTGGAATCCATCCAGGTAGAGAGACCGGTGATCATTTCCTGAACGATCTTGAAGCCGTAGGTCATGGCGGCGGTGCAGACCTGCACGTTTCCGGCGCCGAGCGCCAGGAACTCCGCCGCATCCCGCCAGGTGGTCACGCCGCCGATGCCGGAGATCGGCAGGCCATAGGTTTCCGCATCGCGCGCGATCTCGGCCACCATGTTGAGCGCGATCGGCTTGACGGCCGGGCCGCAATAGCCGCCATGGCTGCCCTTGCCGTCGATCGAGGGCTCGGGCGAGAAGCTGTCGAGATTGACCGAGGTGATCGAGGAGATGGTGTTGATCAGCGAGACGGCATCCGTGCCGCCGCGCTTGGCGGCGCGGGCCGGATAGCGCACATCGGTGATGTTCGGCGTGAGCTTGGTGATGACCGGCATGCGCGTATACTGCTTGCACCAGCGCACGACCATTTCGATGTATTCCGGCACCTGGCCGACGGCCGAGCCCATGCCGCGCTCGCTCATGCCGTGCGGACAGCCGAAATTGAGCTCGATGCCATCGACGCCGGTCTCTTCGACCAGCGGCAGGATCGCCTTCCAGCTCTCCTCGACGCAGGGCACCATGATCGAAGCGATCAGCGCTCGGTCCGGCCAGTTCATCTTGACCTGCTTCATTTCGCGCAGGTTGGTGTAGAGGTCGCGGTCGGTGATGAGCTCGATATTGTTGAGGCCGAGCAGGCGGCGATCGGCGCCCCAGATCGCGCCGTAGCGCGGCCCGTTGACGTTCACCACCGGCGGGCCTTCCTCGCCGAGCGTTTTCCAGACC
This region includes:
- the preA gene encoding NAD-dependent dihydropyrimidine dehydrogenase subunit PreA — encoded protein: MADLRNNFIGIKSPNPFWLASAPPTDKAYNVERAFKAGWGGVVWKTLGEEGPPVVNVNGPRYGAIWGADRRLLGLNNIELITDRDLYTNLREMKQVKMNWPDRALIASIMVPCVEESWKAILPLVEETGVDGIELNFGCPHGMSERGMGSAVGQVPEYIEMVVRWCKQYTRMPVITKLTPNITDVRYPARAAKRGGTDAVSLINTISSITSVNLDSFSPEPSIDGKGSHGGYCGPAVKPIALNMVAEIARDAETYGLPISGIGGVTTWRDAAEFLALGAGNVQVCTAAMTYGFKIVQEMITGLSTWMDSKGHRTLDDITGRAVKNVTDWQYLNLNYVAKAKIDQDLCIQCGRCHIACEDTSHQAITAYVDGKRHFEVMEDECVGCNLCVNVCPVQDCITMVPLEPGTLDERTGKVVEPTYANWTMHPNNPMKREAAE
- a CDS encoding LysR family transcriptional regulator, which encodes MNRLNDIPVLLDVVEAGSFSAAAERLNLTRSAVAKSIARLESRLGVRLFHRTTRRQSLTEEGLLFHERCLRAVEEIRLGETLLESGRREIRGRLRISLPVVFGRRVIAPILTGLIDRHPLLELDLAFSDRVVDLLDEGFDLAVRNGNLPDTPDLMVRRVGGQRMTVCAAPAYLARRPAPETLDDLVGHDGVVYARRDGAKGWVFPTETDPDRVVRPPARLRLDDIEAIHDAACAGLGLAWLPCWLVRDGLSSGALCEVLTGVKSLTFDAYAVWPRAPMMTPRLRLVIDELVAKLPTAMD